The stretch of DNA CATTGGAAAAACAGATAAATGCATCTAATTGAGGGAGAAACCACTTATTCTATTGTGTTTGTGTAGTGAAATAACTTCGCTTCTTTTGTTTGCAGAGAACCAATATTCTTATCTTGCGTTGGGGGCTTCCTTGTTTTATAGCTGAATTTGCTTACAAGATATGGTGGTATGCTTCAGGAGGATCCCGAATTCCATATTATGGGAATGTATACTTAAGTAGCATCATTTTGTGCACACTGGAGCTATGTTCTTGGATTTATAGAACTTCCATTTTCTTCTTGGTGTGTGTCCTCTTTCGGCTCATATGCTACCTTCAAATATTCAGACTAGATGACTTCGCCCAAGTTTTCCAAAGAGAAAGCGAGGTGGCATTCATCTTGATAGAGCACCTGAGAATAAGGAGGAATCTGCGGATTATCAGCCATCGCTTCCGGGTTTTCATTTTAGCTTCTTTAATTTTGGTTACAGCAAGCCAGCTCATTTTCCTGCTAATGGCTACAAGACCAAATGCTGATCTTGACATCCTCAGAGGTGGAGAGCTCGCGGTAAAGCTTCTTTCAATGTGATTTTGTGaaactgaaaatgaaaatataaacCAAATAGGCCTGAGTTTTGCTATGATTTTTATCAAAATGTTAAACTTTCTCAAGCATTAGATACTTACAACAGAAGGATTGTGTGTGTTGAATCTGATGTTACAGTTAGTTGCCATTACCTTGGTGAGTGGACTTTACATACTCTTGCGAAGTGCGACCAAGATCACACATAAGGCACAAGCCAGTACAAGCCTTGCTGCTAAGTGGCATATATGTGCCACAGTAAACTCTTTTGACAACATTGAGGGAGAGACGCCAAGAGTACCGACACCTTTGGCCCAAGATATCGCTGCCCATATTAGCTGGGGATCGTCAGATGATGATGTTGGGGATGAGGAGGATGAGTTGGATAACACCAAAATGATGCCAATTCATACACAGACAATCTCATTCCATAAGAGACAAGCTCTTGGTAAATGACTATTTTGTTGCTTCTATTCATTCTTCTTAGACTAAGTTACTAGTTTGGTTATTCTTGTTATGGTAAATCACCTGTCCAATTGTGTTTTGGTCCTGAATTACCTtgatttttttacattttttgcaGTAACATACATGGAGAACAATAGAGCAGGAATCACTGTGTTTGGATTCATGCTTGACAGAACATGGCTCCACTCAATTTTTGCAATTCAATTGGCTCTATGCCTTTGGCTACTTAACAAGACAGTTGGTGTTTAGAGACAGAGAGAAAAACTGCCTTGATCTTCCTACCTTGTTCACTATGTGTTTTGTACTGTACtaatgtataatattattttatagtgATTAGTTCATTTGGATCTGATAGTTCTGGCTATGAACTTTATGATCAACGAAATGGTAAATCATATATGAGTTTGCTCCACAAGTTACAGAAAGTAGTGTTAATGATGAGTAACATTGTTGAGTTCAAAGGTGTTGACTAGTTCCACAAATAATCCACTTCTTGCAATCCAATTTCTTGAAAAACTCACATTAATTTAAGTTGAAAATTTGTACTGTTATACATCAATATTAAACCAATTAAATGGTAGGTCCTGTGATGTTTTCTTTTTGCCAACTAGTATCTATCATCAAATAATGTGTTAGAAAAATTCAACAAGATATAtacacataaatataaaatccACATGGAGTAACCGGAAGGATTGTCTAGTTTGTGGAAATAAGATTGTGACAAGGAGAATGTTGTTGTAGAGAGCAGAACAAAACTCAAAGCAATGTTATTCATTGGctttcaaaacaaaaacataCAAGAGAAGCTTTGTAACCATCGATGTTTTGTGTTGATTGGCCTCAAGTTATTAATAATCACTCCTCAGAGACTTGTTGgatttttttctctcctttgtgaGGTCCAAACCTAACTTTTTGAGGGTGCTGATATGGCTGTAAGTTCTACTCATACTCTCTCATATTATAATCTCTCATAATTAGGAATAGGAATTAAACAAGAAAACAATTTGGTTTAATCTCTAATGATTTATTCCCTAATTTGTTACAATatctttataataataatttgtgaGTTGATTTTCCTATTAAATTTTGTAGTTATTTCCTGATTTAATTTGGATAAGATTTTCAGTACCATTTATAAATAGAATTGTTATCACATCAAATTATATTCAGATCAATATAATCTTCATCTGATGAAGCTTTTGCTAATGGCTGATCCAAAGCAGCTTTCCCATGTCCCAAAGATTGGGAATTGGGAGAGTGACAACGTTCCATACACTGCACATTTTGAGAATGCACGCAGAGAAAGAGGTGTTGTCATGTTAAATCCAAATGATCCAATGCAAAATCCAGAGGCCTTCAACACTTCTTCTCACACTCAGAGGAGTAGGGGAAGTCGAAGCTTCATTTCAGAATCTGGAAGTGAAAGAAGCCATGATGTGATCACAACAAGAGCCATAGTAGCTTCTCTTCTTCAAGTCATCGTAGACACAAGTGGAAGCCATTCCTTCAATGACCCTCGTATGGTAATAATATGAAAAGTCTAGAGGGACAGGAACTTCATTAAGTTTTGCCAAGCATGTAACTAGAAGAAAAAtgagtcattggatgaaatttcacactaatctcacaccattaaaatcatAATTGATAGTTATTTAATGGTTATAAATTACAAAAGTTGCTAGCCCCTAGTATTCGTTAAATCATCTTGTAATGCATTGCCttttaacataatattttatatgaaaCCATTAGATCCGTGTGCGACTAGTCATTATGTTTGATCGTAATAGCTAATAAGTAATAAGTGAACTATTCTGACTCGGCCTCCTTTTTTCtaaatgaaaaatacaaaatctcTTCTTATTgtaatattagttttttaactattttttattttacatattttagtataaatatataaatgtaAGATAAAAATTCTTGACTTATATGGAATGTGCTTTGTGGGACAGAATTATGAACAATAATACCCAAATTTGGTGATTGGGATGTGACAGACCCCAAATCAAGGGAGGGTTATACTGCTATATTTAGtagaattcaaaatgaaaagaaaataagagaaggTTTTTTGCTGATTTATTTCCATTTGCAGGGCTAACATGGATATACGTGACATAATTTCTGTAGTACTGTTGCTGTTTGTTTTGAAGCGAAAGCAAATGAACATGGAATCATTGCTGTTTACTTTGGTCCAGAGGAGACTTGAATTTAACATATCAAGTATCGTGTAATTTAAATtatgcttaattttttttattactactATAGTTATAGAACTCTTAAGTCTTAATAGTTATCTGATTTATTATATTGGACCACTTGTTGAATTTGATTATGGAAAAGTACAGATAAACAATTTTTAACCAAACATTAGATAACTGTaatcaataattattaattttgtattttttaaaagataaaatttaaataattactaattaataacaattaattagtatagagtataatttaaaaatgtttgTTGGCTTGTTATTGACTATACTCCTATTAACTACTCTTTTAATTAATGTACTACTTTTGTCTATCATTGCATAATTTAACACTATCNNNNNNNNNNNNNNNNNNNNNNNNNNNNNNNNNNNNNNNNNNNNNNNNNNNNNNNNNNNNNNNNNNNNNNNNNNNNNNNNNNNNNNNNNNNNNNNNNNNNNNNNNNNNNNNNNNNNNNNtgttataaaaaatttttataaagttaattaaatttaaagtttaagtattttttatattaaaataataaaattaataagtaataattttacttgttttcaaaatataataattccTCGTTACTAATAATATACAgtttgtaattaaattaaaatatttatattaaaattttatctttttaaatatttatctttaaataatattaatggtTAAATTTGtagatattttttcattatttatgagTAAATCTTAAAAATTCTCTTATTCTTATGTTAAAATCGATTTGAGCAAGTAAAATCTAACGAACATCAAATAAAATTTGTCCTTGAATTATTTTCTCTATTAtcatagcaaaaaaaaaactattatagagaattattttatattctagtATCATACTcattattaaaatcaaagtaaTATGACTAAATATATGTTGAAACTTGAAACTTACGGatatattttaactatttttgaATTAAAGTAGCTGTATTTGTCCCTAGAAACagtttcatatttttttgttagttttaacaTCTACCAAAACGGTTAAAGATGAAATGAATACATAATATCTTGTCACAACCATGACTTGAGTTATTAGTTCAAAGtaatttataacttttttcCTATTTCAAGATAGATGATCAAAATTTTACTAAGAGAAGATATGATAAAATGTATACAtactttttttatgtataaacaccattgtatataattattcatgatCGCTACAAAAAGAgatgtaagaaaaaaaagacgAAAAAAAATGCACAACATTATTTGTCGAtgttattttatcattcaattttttAACTTAGCAATGAAATTAAgcacatgaaaaatataatttaaatattgaaaaaaatcaatatataaaaagattaactTGTATgggataaaaatgataaaatttataataaaaaattataaaaactgaAATAAATAAGAGCANNNNNNNNNNNNNNNNNNNNNNNNNNNNNNNNNNNNNNNNNNNNNNNNNNNNNNNNNNNNNNNNNNNNNNNNNNNNNNNNNNNNNNNNNNNNNNNNNNNNNNNNNNNNNNNNNNNNNNNNNNNNNNNNNNNNNNNNNNNNNNNNNNNNNNNNNNNNNNNNNNNNNNNNNNNNNNNNNNNNNNNNNNNNNNNNNNNNNNNNNNNNNNNNNNNNNNNNNNNNNNNNNNNNNNNNNNNNNNNNNNNNNNNNNNNNNNNNNNNNNNNNNNNNNNNNNNNNNNNNNNNNNNNNNNNNNNNNNNNNNNNNNNNNNNNNNNNNNNNNNNNNNNNNNNNNNNNNNNNNNNNNNNNNNNNNNNNNNNNNNNNNNNNNNNNNNNNNNNNNNNNNNNNNNNNNNNNNNNNNNNNNNNNNNNNNNNTAAtgagtaattattttatttatctttaaagtagaataattattatttaaattaaaatatttatattagcatttatcttttaaaagatttatttttaaataatattaatagttaaATTTGTCTATATTTTCTTATGATTCatgaattaaaattgatttgaatttgtATAATTTAACATAGGATAAAATTTGTCGTTTATTCTTCTTGATGATGATGGCAAAAGacactattataaaaaattatttttgttgaaatctATCTATGATGGTACAtctatttttttccaaaacgaaaatttttgttatatgtaaaaaaaaaaaagcctcATGATATCATTCAAGTATTTCATAGTAGTATTTACTAgccataaaaatattttttcaaattgaaaGTTTAATTCTCACTAATAACATTGCTCAAGTAAAATGAGATTAGATGTTTCATATGAAATTCTTTTGAACTTTAGtattatcaataaataaatatgcaaTGTTACTTGAAATAACATTTAGTATTTGTCACCCGATAAGCACATTTCAATCCATATTAAACTCTAAAGATAATAGAAAATTCTTATTGTTATTTCTATGTTTCGAAAATTTATATATCCTCTTTAAGTATTTAAACAAAGTCATTAGTAATAACTTTTAGtatctcttaaaaaaaatatttgttaaaattttatttctaagaCATTTATGAAGTAAAAACATATGCATAGCAAATTATTTTTCTGGTAAGGTGGCCTACAATGAAAtcaataatttgaataattaattgattgatattaaaataaaaaagaaatataaataatgaataaaaatttgaaatttaaaataaaaatatttaagatgaaaaaaaatgaagaaaaatttttagtaaaCAACGATTCAAACGTTAACATGAGAATAAATtgaatcaaataatatatatttaaattaattaatataataaattaactataatTATTTGGctcaataaaaataagttaaattaataaaaattatcttatAAATATGTCATGTAAAAATTATAACAcgcttaaaaattattaatcaaaatacaaattaaaataaaactaatttatttatttcagtcaaattaaataattaatgcaagattaatttattttagtcaaattaaataattaatataattagttaattatagtTAATGtagtcaaataaaatattaaataatttaatatttgtctcaattaaattaagaattaattaatatatttatataaatcaaataaaatctaataaataaaaaataccttcAAAAATATGTCATGTTAAATATgctattatttaaattttttttaataatatgtaaTTGACTTCTTTCTATCTATATCTGATTATACAACCATGACACTTgacaaaataataaagaaagaaaaatttgagGTAAATTTGGctctaaaattaaactaacttttaattgtttttacttttagatTATTTGATgagatttattaaaatataaaatattagtttAGT from Arachis duranensis cultivar V14167 chromosome 4, aradu.V14167.gnm2.J7QH, whole genome shotgun sequence encodes:
- the LOC107482957 gene encoding uncharacterized protein LOC107482957, giving the protein MEDERGSLLPKNNESGFYVTYDGAELRSFRSYLRWVYVDQSNACKSTVSWSIFIFLALVVPICSHFLLDCSDTCDSDHTRPYHVPVQISLSVFATLSFLCLSGWDRRYGFRKFLFLDKVGDESLKIQRAYAEQMKRTNILILRWGLPCFIAEFAYKIWWYASGGSRIPYYGNVYLSSIILCTLELCSWIYRTSIFFLVCVLFRLICYLQIFRLDDFAQVFQRESEVAFILIEHLRIRRNLRIISHRFRVFILASLILVTASQLIFLLMATRPNADLDILRGGELALVAITLVSGLYILLRSATKITHKAQASTSLAAKWHICATVNSFDNIEGETPRVPTPLAQDIAAHISWGSSDDDVGDEEDELDNTKMMPIHTQTISFHKRQALVTYMENNRAGITVFGFMLDRTWLHSIFAIQLALCLWLLNKTVGV